One region of Armigeres subalbatus isolate Guangzhou_Male chromosome 3, GZ_Asu_2, whole genome shotgun sequence genomic DNA includes:
- the LOC134227803 gene encoding uncharacterized protein LOC134227803 has translation MDALERKLVDEFLASNAAVQVLERLRTQAERLLAAGAKYGLVLTDSTFTAATRQQVFEFLANVVNLSARRSAHALEGDQLLDVRTEPVQKLVAEMAALHLAVLPVVLVSLEADRRYCLKESIVVKVTTRAGDISYMDLDGRCCTQLDYLLQKSKLPFGILCYVEADSVLKVDDHRAAMKYKVVGRRLMFQSVADGLLTAFSIVGSLGLIIATGVWITAVGSLTAATSFYLTIRGIMGFYELRRQGNLRPQRCALFNNLILAIFNLASLVFISLPYSFGTIALKGPSKCYLVMCAFVDIWWLIKRKPIHTRSWVDL, from the exons ATGGATGCACTTGAACGGAAGCTGGTTGACGAGTTCTTGGCGTCGAATGCCGCTGTCCAGGTGTTGGAAAGGCTAAGAACGCAAGCGGAACGACTGCTAGCGGCGGGTGCGAAATATGGTTTGGTATTGACGGATAGCACATTCACGGCCGCTACCAGGCAGCAGGTGTTCGAGTTCTTGGCAAATGTTGTCAACTTGTCCGCGAGACGCAGCGCACATGCATTGGAAGGTGATCAGCTTTTGGATGTTCGAACGGAGCCTGTACAGAAGTTGGTCGCTGAAATGGCCGCACTCCACTTGGCGGTCCTGCCGGTGGTTTTGGTGTCACTGGAAGCTGATCGGAGGTACTGTTTGAAGGAGTCCATCGTGGTGAAAGTGACTACCAGGGCGGGTGACATAAGCTACATGGATCTCGACGGAAGATGTTGCACGCAGCTGGATTATTTGTTGCAGAAGTCGAAACTCCCGTTTGGAATATTGTGCTACGTGGAGGCGGACAGTGTGTTGAAGGTGGACGATCATCGGGCGGCAATGAAGTACAAAGTGGTTGGTCGTCGATTGATGTTTCAGAGCGTTGCGGATGGATTGCTGACGGCGTTCAGCATCGTGGGCAGTTTGGGATTGATAATCGCTACTGGTGTCTGGATCACGGCAGTTGGTTCGCTGACCGCTGCTACTAGTTTTTATTTGACCATAAGAGGTATCATGGGCTTCTACGAATTACGACGGCAAGGCAATCTACGACCG CAACGCTGCGCATTGTTCAACAATCTCATTCTGGCGATATTCAACTTGGCGTCGCTTGTATTTATTAGCCTTCCGTACAGCTTTGGAACAATAGCATTGAAAGGACCATCCAAATGTTACCTGGTTATGTGCGCCTTCGTGGATATTTGGTGGCTGATAAAGAGGAAACCAATTCATACCAGAAGTTGGGTAGATTTGTGA